From the genome of Pseudomonadota bacterium:
GCTGCCAAACATGTATGAATCGAGTACGCGTGTGTACGTCGACATGCAGTCGGCGCTCGGCGATGCGATTCGCGGGCTGGGTAGCAGCAGCGACGTGCGTGAAGAAGTGCAGATGAAACTTAGCGAGATGGTGTCGATTCCCAATCTCAAAAAAGTGGCGCGTGACACCGATATGGATTTGCGAGCCACCACGCCGCTGGCGATGGAAAAGCTCGTCGAGCGATTGCGCAACACCATCGAGCTGCGCAGCCTCCAAAACGGATCGCTTTATTCGATTACCTATCACGATCGTGATCCCGAGATGGCGCAGCGTGTCGTGCAAACCATGCTAAGCGACTTCGTTGGCGGCAGTTTGCGCGAGAACAACCGCGATACCACCGAAGCGATGCGGTTTCTTGAAGAGCAGATTGCCATCTACGAAAAGCGACTGCTCGATGCGGAAAAAGGCCTGGCCGACTTCAAGAAAGAGAACGTTGGTTTAATGCCAGGTTCACAGGGCGATTACTACACCCGACTGGAAACCGCACAAAGCAATCTGCAGGGATTGGAGTTGCAGTATCGCCTCAAGCTCAACACGCGGGATGAATTGATCGCTCAACTCGAGGGCGAAGAACCCACCTTCGGTCTGGACCCGACGAGCACCGCCGCACCGTCGGCCGGTCCGGGCGGTTCCACGGTGGACGCCCAAATCGCCGAACTCGAGCTCTCTTTGGCACAGTTGAAACTCAGTCTTACGGATCGTCATCCGGATGTGATTTCCACACGCGAGACCATTGAGACCCTTAAAGCGCAACGGGAGCAGGAGCTTTCTCAGCGCGCCACCGTGCTTCCCGATCGTCCGGCCTTTAATCCGCTTGACCAGAATCCGGTGTATCAGTCGATGAAAATTCAGCTGAGCAACACCGAAATCGAGTTGGGCGAATTGCGCATTAACTTGCAGCAGGCTCGCTCTGAAGTGGCCAACTTGCGGCGCTTGGTCGACACCATTCCGGAGGTTGAGGCGCAGCTCAGTCGACTCAACCGCGATTATGATGTGACCCGCACCTATCACGACGATTTGCTAAATCGACTTGAGGCGGCGCGCCTTGGAGAAGATGCCAATGCGCAAAGCGACGACATTAAATTCCAGGTGCTGGATCCACCGGTGTTGCCACTCGACCCAACCGGCCCAAATCGTCCGCTGTTTTTGACCGCGGTGTTGATGGCCAGTTTGGTTTTTGGTCTTGCCATTTCATTTTTACTCGATCAGCTCAGGCCCGTATTTAGCACTCGCAGCGAACTGCGACGTAAAACCGGGTTGCCTGTGCTTGGCACGATCGGCGTGGTGCTCATGCCGCATCAGCGAATATCGACGCGACTGCAGACCGTGGCGTTTGCGGTGGGTTTGTTGGCGCTCATCGGCGCGTTTTTCGGAGTGTTGGTGATGGAGGACAGACTGGTGGAATTAGCCAGCGGCTTGCAGGGACGTGAAAGCGCATGAGTATTGTAGAGAAGGCGGTTAAGAAACATCGTAAGGACGGCAAGAAGCCCTCCGGCGATGCGAGTCAGAAGGCGCAGGAAACCGTGCGGCTGCAACCACACGAAGAAGCGACGCTTATTCCGGCAGAGGAATCGCTGGAGCAAA
Proteins encoded in this window:
- a CDS encoding XrtA system polysaccharide chain length determinant encodes the protein MAEIIAQIMAHLRGMWRFRWWALLGSWVLCMLGFIWVYTLPNMYESSTRVYVDMQSALGDAIRGLGSSSDVREEVQMKLSEMVSIPNLKKVARDTDMDLRATTPLAMEKLVERLRNTIELRSLQNGSLYSITYHDRDPEMAQRVVQTMLSDFVGGSLRENNRDTTEAMRFLEEQIAIYEKRLLDAEKGLADFKKENVGLMPGSQGDYYTRLETAQSNLQGLELQYRLKLNTRDELIAQLEGEEPTFGLDPTSTAAPSAGPGGSTVDAQIAELELSLAQLKLSLTDRHPDVISTRETIETLKAQREQELSQRATVLPDRPAFNPLDQNPVYQSMKIQLSNTEIELGELRINLQQARSEVANLRRLVDTIPEVEAQLSRLNRDYDVTRTYHDDLLNRLEAARLGEDANAQSDDIKFQVLDPPVLPLDPTGPNRPLFLTAVLMASLVFGLAISFLLDQLRPVFSTRSELRRKTGLPVLGTIGVVLMPHQRISTRLQTVAFAVGLLALIGAFFGVLVMEDRLVELASGLQGRESA